The stretch of DNA GACAACAAGTCTATTTATTTCATTTTCGATTGGATTGATTTTACCGCTTTTGTTAATAGTCGTATATGCCATCCGAAAAAAACAATTGAATATGGCCCCTGAAAATTATTGAGGGCGGGATTGATGGAATATATCGAACAGGAACTTTCAAGACCGCATACGGTTGGAGATTTATTTACACGGAAAGTGTTTACCCTCCGCGCTTCTGACAAACTGGCCACGGGTTTGAAGGTGATGCGAGAGGAGCGATTCAATCAGTTTCCTATTTAGGAGAGCGGTCATTTCATCGGACTTGTTACTGCGGCGAGCATTGTCTATTGGCTAGCTGATAAAGCGACAGAGGAAAACATTTCCCGGGAAATACTGACGCCGCTCGACATTTATCATCATGAAAAGCAGAAGAAAATTTATCGTTTCGTCCCGATGGGTTGGATGAAATCGACTGAAAAACAGCGTTCCCGCAGGAGCGCTGTTTTCAGATTCAATACCTTCCTTGGTATTTCTCTTCTGTGGAGGAATTGCTTTTCGTATCATGGTGCCGCTTTTCCTCCTCCCATTCCATCCGCGCGTCTTCCATTGGGATTGCGTCTACAGTCTGCATGTCTTCATGCATATCGTAGATGCTTTCCTTGTCTGTGCGAAGATGTTCTGGGTTATCCATATAAGGTCCCTCCGCGTCTTTCCGATCGCGTTCCGTGAAAGATCTTTTTTTCTCATCCATGGGAATCACTCCTTTCGGATTTACGCTTCACGTGCCAGTTTCACCAGCATATGGGCTAGCATATGCTGCTCCTCTTTATTTCCAACTCTCCAAAGCTCTTGCAGTAAATATTGTTCCCGATTTCGAGGTTCTTCGTTTTGGGATAGATAATTGGCGGCAATCTCAGCCGTTTTAGCCAATTGTTCTTCACTCAGCCCGAGACTTTCGCCTTTGCTTACTTTATCCGACAAAAATAGTTTGAATCGGTTGAAGTTCTCTAAAATATCATCCTTCTTTTCGGTATCCAACTGATCCAGTTCCTTTTTGACCTCATCCTGCATGCCCAATCAATAACACTCCCTTGACGTTGTACTATATATAATTGACTTTTTGGAATGAAACTAAACATCTTGTTTATTGTGGAGGTGTGTGAAGACGAGTGGAAAGGGTAAAGTAACGGTAGGCAAAAAGTGAAAGGAGCTCGGCGCATGGAGAAAATGAAATATGTCGGTACATTTCATTCGATTGACACTGTATTGGCCAAGATTGTGGAATTGGAGTCACAAGGGTATCCGAAGAACAACATTTAAGCAGTAAGCAATGTTCAGGATAACTTTGATATGCTCCAGGCGGATGCGGAAGTGAATCTTATGGATTTGTCGAAACGAAGTTTATTGGATCATACGAGGGAGTTGTTTGTCGGAAAAGACCGGATGTTCCAAGCGTTCGAGGAAATGGGATTTTCGGAACAGCAGGCGCAGGCTTACTATAACGAGCTGAAAGAGGGCGGAGTGGCCCTTTTCATCGAGGCCCGTTGGAGTGGCCCCGGTTCCAGTAGTATGATGGACAGCCAAGCGGAGAGAGGAATCAGCGGTGAACCGCTAGATGGACAAGCGGATAATGGAAAAGTGCACCAGGATGAAAATACAGTTCCTAAAATCAATACGACAAATTTATGAAGACAGATGAAATGCCCGGACATGAGCGGTTCCGGGCATTTCATCTGTCCGCAAAAGGCGGGACTGGTTACGGTTTCAACAGTTGAAGGACGGATTGGGCTTGCTGCATATGCAAGGAGAGGACATATTGACCGGCTTGATAGAGGATATTCGCTTTCGTCAAAGCCATCATCTCTTTAGCGATATCGACATCCCGGATCCGCGACTCGGCAGCTGTTACATTCTCTTCCATAGTCAACGCATTGGAATAGGCATGTTCCAGTCGGTTGACGTATGCACCCATGCGGGACCGTTCGGAGGAGACTTTCTGGATGGCACCGTCCAACAGGGAGATGGCTTTGTCGGCTTTTTCCCGGTCCGCGATGGAGGCATCCCCCAGACTTAGGGCATCGCTTCCCATATCTCCGATCGTGAACTCAATCGTCTGTCCCGCGTTTGCGCCAGCTTGGATCTTGATGGAACTCCGACTGCCATCCAACAAAGGCATCGTATTGAATTCCGTTTGCTTGGAGTTTCGCTCGATTTCCTTCTTTAATTCCTGAAATTCGAGGTCCAATAATTTGCGATCGTCATCCGTCAACGTATCACTCGCAGCTTGGACACTTAACTCTCGCATCCTTTGCAACATGGCGTGGGTTTCATTCAGCGCCCCTTCAGCCGTTTGGAACATGGAGATGCTGTCCTGGATGTTCCGCTGGGCGACTTGCAGGCCACGGATCTGGGCCCGCATCTTTTCTGAAATGGCTAGACCTGCGGGATCGTCAGCGGCCCGATTGATCCGTTTGCCGGAAGATAGGCGTTCCATCGACAGCGCAATCTGGTTCTGCTGGATACTCATGTTCCGGAGTATGTTCAATCCAGTCGCATTCCATTTACCAAGCATGGCCTTTCCTCCTTTTCCTCTTTTATCCTTATATCGACCCAGTATTAGGAAAGATAAGACCGCTGAATCGTTTTAAATAATGAATCTGAGTATGGCGATGGAGAAAGGGGGGAAGAATGCTTTCGAAACCGTTGCACAAGCGGTGCCGACGGAAGATTCCAGACAACTTGGGGAGGCATCAGAAGTGGGTGGATTTGCAAGTATCGGAGTACTGGGACTAATCATCCTTTTGGTGATTGTGTTGGTTTTATTTGTCCCTCATAAATTGCCTGAAGTCGGTTCGGCAGTCGGTAAAACGCTTGCAGAATTCAGGAAATCGACCCGGGACATTATGGATGCCGAAGAGTCGCAGGCTCAGAAGGTTCCGAAGAAAAAGGAACTATCTTGATGGATTCGAAGAAAACAGACAAACGAAAAAGTGAACAGAAAGTGGTCGCCCGCATTCAGCCGGCCATAAACGGGGAAGAAGCGACTATCGTAGCGGTAAAAGAATTGTTAGACGACCCGCCTTTAGTCGAAAACTTCACTGATTTGCGAAAAAGGTTGCTGAAAAGCGTCGGCATCTTCCTGTTCTTCTTCCTCATGTTTTTTTCGACTATCCTCTTAATGACGACGATACCAGTCGGCGTGCTGTTTGAGTTGCCGATCGTTGCCTTATTTCTATCGGCCGTTGGGTTATTGTCGGCAGAATCGATGAAGAAAGTCAGGAAGTTGTCCTATGTGGTGATTGCCATCATTTCTGCATTGTTCACACCTTTGAGTTTCATTAATCAACCGATTGTCATGATCCCGTTGCTTCTGCTTTACGAAGTGAGTATTTTCCTTATTGTTTTTGTGGAGAGGCGCAAAGTGCTTACGGATTAAAGCCGGAACCAGGCAAAGGTTCCGGTTTTTTACTTTTTAAAGTTTTGGCAGGTCTTTGAAAAACTCATGCTATACTAGAGCCATAGTTATCGGGTGGAGGAATATATGGTGGAGTCCTCGAACCAGGATTCCGTATATCCTTAGATGTACTTGATAGACGATGGGATGTGGGAGCATGGCTCATGAAGGTTATTCGATAAAAGAGGCACAGTTTTGGAGGATTGTCTTAAGCTTGGGGTTTGCTTCCCTTTATATATTTGCGGCCATGTATGCTTTTCAGCCACTTCTTCCTTTGTTCAAAGAAGAGTTCTCCATATCTGTTTCCTATGCAAGTCTGTCGATGTCGGTGTCTACGGTTGGACTCATTTTGGGTTTGATCATCCTCGGATTTCTTTCGGACCGAAACGGGAGGACCCACTATATCAAGCTGTCTCTGATCGGTTCGACATTGCCATTCTTCTTGATGGCGGTATCGGATTCGTTCCTTTGGATGGTCATATTGCGGTTCATCCAGGGGTTCGCGCTTGCTGGAGTCCCCGCCGCGGCACTCGCCTATATTAGTGAAGAAATACATCAACAGTTTATGAGTGTCGCTACAGCACTTTATATATCTTGCAATGGAATCGGCGGGATGATAGGGCGGTTTGTGACGGGCTATATGGGGGAACATTTCTCGTGGCAACTGTCATTTCATATTCTCGGATTTACGGGAATCCTCATCTTTATCGCCATTCTCCTGACATTGCCGAAATCACGGAATTTCACCGCGAGCCAAGAAGGCTTTTCAAAGGATATAGAAGGATTTCTCTTCCACTTGAAAAATCCGAATTTGCTCATCGTCTTCGGACTTGGGGTCGTGTTGCAGTTATCATTCACGGGAATGTGGACGTTCTTGCCGTTTCATCTTATGGCACCGCCGTATTCGTTGTCCCTTGACGCTATCTCCTATACGTATTTTGCCTATAGTTTCGGGGTGATCGGTGCTCCGCTTGCTGGATGGTTGGCCGGATACTTTGGTTTGCGGACTGTGCGGAGAGCCGGTGTCATAACGATGTCTGTGGGACTTTTACTGACATTGGGGACTTCCTTGACGCTAATCGGGACAGGGTTATGCATCGTCTGTCTCGGTTTTTTCACCGCACACACCTTGACCGCTGCTTCTGTCGGGAAAGAGGCGGAGCATCACAAAGGGAGCGCCTCCAGCATATACTTGGTCTCCTATTATATCGGGGTGACAATCGGCAGTACGTTCCTTAGCCCGCTTTGGACCATATTCGATTGGAACGGTCTCGTCACGTTCACGTCCCTCCTTCCGGTCGTGTATATCGCCATCATCCGCATGAGGAGGAAAATGAAAAGCGCATAACGGCAGTTTTTTTCATTAAAACCGTCCCGCCAGCTGTATGACTGGGGGACGGTTTCAGGAACAATATTAGCTAAACAAGCTGCCGAGCAGGCCTTTGCGTCGTTCGGTAGAGTGGGAAGAACGGGAATCCATCGTGTTGGTGTTCCGCGTCGATGCCGTATTACCTCCGAACTCACTGAACTGTTTGGACAACTTATCGCGTGAGTCTTTATTCCGCATCAAATAGGCAGCACCTAATCCAAGTGCCGTCAAAGCCATCTTTTTCCTCATCGTTATGTCCTCCTCGTTTGAAATGAAATGAAAGGCTTATCGGGTGTTTTCCCGAATTCTTTTGGACTAAACAAATTCATCCGTCCCGACTGGAGGGGAAAGCTGTAGGAAGTCCGGGTTCTGTTTACGATTGGAAGGAAGGCGGCTGAGTTAATAAAAATGAAACAGCCAGGCGATGAGTGGTCCAAACACAGATCCCGTAATGGCTGACAAGGTCATGGCGACGGAACTCATGGATGCTTCCTGCTCCCCGAATTCAAGCGCTTTTGAAGTGCCAAGTGCATGCGCTGCCACTCCTAATCCGATACCACGGCCGAGCGCAGTATTGATTCGGGTGTAGCGCAAAAGCAAAGGGCCGAACATGATGCCCGTCAATCCGGCGGTAATGACGAAAACGACTGCCAAAGTAGGATTGCCGCCCAACCCAGCAGCGATTTCCATCGCAATCGGGGTCGTGATCGATTTCGGTAAAATGGTCAGAACAAGTTCATCCGAAAAACGGAGCAGCTTTGTTAGTAGGGAACCGCTTAGCATTCCGAACAGGCTGCCGATCACCACCCCGCTGAGAACAGGCAAGAGATGTATCCGTAATACGTCCCGCTGCTTATAAAGGGGGACTGCCAAGGAAACAATCGCCGGTCCCAATAGCAAGTCGATCCACTTTCCGCCGATCATATACGTGTCATACTCGACTTGGAAGAGGACCAGCACAAGTATAATGGCGATCGTGGCCGTGAACATCGGGATCAGAAGCGGATTCGAGTATTTTATGTATAAGAACGTTGCTAGAGAATATATCAGGATGGTCAAGGCGATATAAAGGAGAGTTAACCCTACGATTTGCATTTGGCCTCCTCCTTTCTATTTGAAATTTTGGAAGCGATGGATTGACTGACAAATCCGGCTACCCACATGGTCAGGAACGTGCCGATGATCGTGAGGGGAATTAACACGACGCCCCGGCTCAGAAAGAATGAGCCGAAGTTCATCACTCCGACAGTAGCCGGTATGAAAAAAATCGGCAGCACAGATAAGAATAGATACGAACCGCCTTCCACCCACCTCAGCGGTATGACTTTCAGTAATAAAGCCATCCAAAGAAGCAGCAATCCGAGAATGCTTCCCGGCAATGGGATGTGCAGCAGCTGTTGAAGCCACTGGCCGACCGCGAAAAATCCCAATAATAAGATAACTTGAAGTGCGTATTTTCCCAATTTCATAGCTGACAGGGCGGAATCCCCCCTTCTGTTTGTTTGACAGGCTTATTGTATCATATTTGGAAAAGCGGCTCCCGCCGTTATTTTAGTCAGCTAAATTTCGTACTTTTTCGGATTTCGTATTTATTGATCTTTTTAAACATATTTACGGAAATTGTGGAGACATAGTGAAACCATTTTCCGATGCCATCCGTATAACAACGGATAGTGTGGAGTTGCTTTGAATAGATGGCATACATAAAAGGAAGTGAAACAGTGACGAAGAAATTATGGTTCCAGGTCGGAGTGGGAATCCTGCTGGCATTGCTCATCATCAAATACTTCATGGAAATAAATAGTATTTTCGCTCCGATCGTCATTATCGCTAAAGCGATTTTCTTGCCGCTGCTGCTGGGCGGGGTTCTTTATTATGCTACCGAACCGATCCAGCGGTTCTTGGAAAGTAAAAAAGTGCCGCGTTGGGGAAGCATTTTATCCATTCTCATCGGGTTGGTGCTTGTCATTTGGGGATTCGGCTCCGTTGTCGGTCCACCCGTTACAGAACAGGTGAATACACTCGTGGAGAATGCCCCTGCCATTGCCAAAGAAGTGGATCACATCAAAGACATTGCGTTGCAACAAAAAGAGGATCTGCCTCCAAAATTGCAAGAATCGATTGACAGTGCAGCTGAATCCGTCCAATCCATCGCAGTCAAATTCACAAAATGGATTGTTCAATTTCTGCAGTCCTTCTTCCAAGCGATGTTCCTTCTTGTGCTCGTCCCGTTTTTCTTCATCTTCATGTTGAAGGACCATGAAAAGCTTGCGCCATTCGTTTACAACTTCTTTTCAGGAGAAAGCCGGGAGTGGGTCCGCAAAACATTGCATGACATTGACACCGTGCTCCGTTCGTATATCCAGGGACAATTGCTGATCAGTGCACTATTGGCAATACTGTTATTCATCGGCTATTGGGCGATCGGATTAGAGTACGCACTGCTACTGGCATTCTTCAATCTGTTCATGAATCTGATTCCGTTCCTCGGGCCGTGGATCGGGGTGGCGCCCGCGCTGATCATTGCGCTGATTCAAGAGCCGAAATTGATTATTGGTGTGGCCATCGTAACATTGGTTGCCCAGCAGATTGAAAGTAATCTGATCACGCCGAACGTTATGGGGAAATCACTCGATATTCACCCGCTTACCGTTATTACCGTCATCCTGGCGGCAGGAAATATCGCCGGCTTTCTCGGCATCATCTTGGCCATTCCTACTTACGCGGTCGGCAAAGCCATCGTGAAAAACGTCTATGCGCGCCGGAAAGAAATCAAGCTTGCGGCGACGAAAACAGTGTAGGCTGGCTATCCAATCCACTCTCTTTTACAGGGAGTGGGATTTTTATGTACAGCGAAAGTTATGTAGCACCAAATCCCATGACCATTTGGAAAAACACTTGCATTTAAGAAAAGGGGATGTTAGGAATGCAAGTAACTACTTGCATTCCGTAGGAGCTGAAGTAATTGTCAACACAATCGACAGGGGACCGCATATTGGAAGCTGCTATCCAATTGATCAGTGAAAAGGGCTATGCGGCGGCTACGACCAGGTCTATCGCCGAGCTGGCCGGTGTCAATGAGGTGACCATTTTTCGTCATTTCGGAAACAAACATGGTATTTTGCAGGCCATCGTCCGTAAATTTTCGTACGGCCCGATTCTACAAAAAACAATCCAACTTGAAGTGACGTATGAATTGGAAGAAGACTTACTCCGCTTCGCCCATGAATATCTCCGTTACATGTTATCCATTAAAGATTTTGTGATGATCGCTTTTAAAGAAGCAGGTGCTTTTCCGGAAATCGATGAGGAAATCGCACAGGTCCCGCGTTTCATCAAAGGGGAGCTCATGGCTTATTTTGCGGAGATGAAACGTAGGAAGCTAATGGCGGACCTGGATGAAGAGGCGGTTGCGATGTCTTTTATTGCACTTAACTTCGGCCATTTCATCTCTACTGCTAGATTTGAATCAAAAGTGACAGAGAAGAAAATTGAAGAATTGTTGAAAACGAGCATTACTATTTTTTCTAGGGGCATCACTCCCTAGAAAAAATTTTAAGCAGCATGCAAGTAAGTACTTACAAACAAGGAAGGTGTTCATTATGAAAGGGTTAAAAGCATTACTTAATGTAAGAGGGACGTACATCGGCATCTCCGCAGCCATTTTATTTCAACTCATTTTCTTCGCTGTCTGGCTGACCGCTTACATGGGGGTGCAGGATCGTACAGACCCCATTGTCTGTCAGCATTGTAGATGAAGATGGAACGGGGGAGGTTGCAACTGCTTTACAGCAAGGTCTTTCTTTTCAAGTGAAGGTCCACTCTCAATTGGATGAAGCACTTGAGGAAATGAACAAACGGGAAACGGAAATGGTTATTCAAATACCTTCCCATTTTATGACTACATTACAGGAAGGGAAGCAACCATTTATTTATTATTGGATCAACCAAGCCAGCCCGATTTTCAGTAAATCGATTATGGAGCAGGCGGCCAACCAAGTGACAAACGAGCTAAATGCAAATGTATTCGCCAAGCAGACTGCATCGGGAGCCGCAGTCTTCATACAACAATTGCAACAGTTGCGGCTAGATCTCCCAACTGAACAAGCTATAGCCGGGGCAATTCAATCGCAATTGTCCGCTTTGGAAACCGATCCGGTTAAAAAAATTATCAAGAAACCAAACGAAGCTAGCGAATTTTCAGCCAATCTTGTTCCGCTTATGGTGATCATCTCTTCCTTTGTCGGTGCGATGGTCATGATCATGCAAATTCACGAAGCCTCCTCGTTTCTCCGGACGGCCCACTCCAAGTGGAGCCTGTTTCTCGGCAGACAGCTGATCAATGTCACTGTCGCTTTTCTGCTACCTTTGCTAACGATCGGGCTGATGCGCCTGTTCAGCGTTGAAATAGAGGAGCCGCTATATCTGGTGTATCTGTTTCAAGGCGTCATGTTCCTGACCTTCCTCCTATTCGCTCAAGTCTTCGTGTACTTGTTTGGCAATTACGGGATGGCGTTTAATATTCTGGCACTCTCTCTTCAGCTTGTAACGTCGGGGGTGCTCATCTCGAGAGATTTGCTTTCAAGTGGATATCGTACACTCTCCGCCTTCCTACCAGCTACTTATGGGGCGGATGGCATGTTGTTGCAAAAGATGACATCTCTAGCCTGGATTGCAAGTGTTGCCCTTATTATTGCTGCGGGAGCTGTGGTTGCCGGGAGGGAATCATACTTTGTCAAAGCGATTCGGCAAAAAAACATAATAGAAAATTGACTTAACGGGCGGCAAAGTTTTAATATAACCGGCCCATTGGAAAATAAGTGGAAGTAATACTGGTTGTATAGTATGCTAAATGAATAGAGTATAGTGCTGGTCACTAGCGTTGCATGAATATTAATTAAATATTCAGTCACCATTCTATCTTTATTTTTGCCAAAAAGGGAAGCACCTGAATAAAGGTAGCGCTGTCCATTTGGTAAGTTTATACAGTTATCCATAAGTGACGGGTCAGCAGGGATCGTTACGGTATGCTTCCACTCCTGATTCTACGAAGCCAATACCGGGACGACTCCCATAGATTAGCGGCTAGAATACGTGAAATCGCCAAGATGGATTTCCTGCTGTTTGTTTCCGATTGAATCAGGACGTTCAGACAATAGGCAATCAGAGCCAGATAAATCTGGTTTTTCACAGCGTATTCACTTTGACCGTAGAAATGCTTGATCTTCACGTGCTGCTTGAGCCACTTGAAGAACAATTCGATGGCCCAGCGAGAACGGTAGATTTCGCTGATTTCCTCCGCGGAAATGTCGAAACGATTGGTGATCAGCCGCAATTCGCCCCCCTTGCCATCAGGGATGACAAGGATTCGGAAAACGTTCTCCGTACAGTTCGGATTGGCGCCTACGAACGCCATCGTGTCGGAAAGGGCATCACTCCCTTCCGGAAGGGAGAATGTGTGGATGGGATGCAGAACGGCATTCTTCTTCAACCGACAGACGAAGAAAAGCCCATCGTCCGTGAAGCGGTCAAACCGTTCATAATCCACATACCCGCGGTCGAAAACATACATGGCCTCCTTGTCGTCAACAAGCACTTCGAGTTGATTACGGTCGTGCTCCTTGGCGTTCGTGATGACCTCTTTGTCGGGGTAATGAGTGCCGTTTTCATCGAACACCAAGCGTATATGCAGCTTTACGCCGGCCTTGGTCTCCCGGAATTCGGCCCATTTAAAATGGTTTACGTTCAACGGGATCGTTGTGGAGTCGATGATTTTCAGGAGCAACCCCTTTTTGGGCGAAAGTTTTTGTACAGCGATCTGACTAACCAGTTGCATGAAAAGATTCGACAGAACCGTTGGATCCAACCGATTATTCTTTCTGGAAAGCTGCGACACACTGATGGAATCCACGCCGATCGCCCGTTGGAAATCCCGGTTTGTCAGCGCTGCTTCCAGTGCGTGCAGGCTGTCTGACTCCATTAATTGAGCATACAGCATGAGAAGTGTGTAAGCTTGCGTCGTTAACTTCTTTGTATACCGGTCTTGCCCATGTATGGTCACAATTTCGTTGAATTTCTCAAAATCAATGGCATTCAGCCATTTACCAAATGAAGTTTTTCGTGTATTCTTGTCCATGAGTTGGTCCTTTGTATTGGATTTGGACAGGAACTACCTGTACCTTCCATTATAAAGGACTTTTTCTTTTGGATTCCTTAGATTTTTGAAGGTTTTATGAATTCCTAATCTTCAAAAGATATTAATGCAACACTAGTGAGTGCTGGTACAAAATATAAACTCTTCCAAAACACATTAGGAGCGATGCGTGATGGATTTTCTAAAAATAAGGTTTTATCTCGAACTGCTTCCCTCACTATGGGTTTGACGGGGAGTCTATATATGGTTCCGATGCAGGTTGCAGCGGAAGGGCAGCCCAGAATGCTGACTGTCATCGCTTTCCTATTCATATGGTACGTCATTTTCACGACAAATCTTACCTTCCATGAACTATGTGAAAAATGGTTTGAACGGAAGGGAGGGAGGTCAATATGCGATTTGCATCCATCTGCTTTTTATTCCTGCTTTTGGCCGGATGCAGCAAAGAGCTGGATTATACGGAAGTCGAGCTGAACAGTGCCGGAAAGGATGTCCAGGAATTTATTCATAAAGTGCGGAAGGACAATGGTTATTATTTGTTCATGGACGGGGAGGACACATACTACCTGTTCCTGAATGGAAGTATAGCGGAATCGGGAGAGACCGCTATTCATTTCCCCGATCTTCAAATTGAAGCACAGCAAGACGTGTTAAAACTTTCTGTCCGAGAAAGTCGGGTCGCCGGGGACTCTACGGAGATCGGGCCGAAATCGGCGGTGCTCTATCGGATTCAAAAAGACCGATCCTACGACACGCTTCTCTTGGAAGTCAATGGGGAGGAAACTAGCTTCGACGGAATCGGGATGTAAAAAGAGGCTCGCTCCCAACCGGAGCAGCCTCATTCATGTCGCAAAATACAGATGCCGATGCAGCTTGCATCCTGGGTTGAAGGGGGCGGAGCACTGTGGGCATTCCGACTTGCATTCAAGGTATTCCGCAATGGTCAGCTCATGCCCGCATGCTCCGCATAGGATTGCTCTGTCCCCGAACCTCTCCTTTGGCCACACATCCGGCTGTCCACAACCGATCTCCTGATGGCATTCATAGCAAGGATAATATATCCCGCAACAATGGAACTTGATCGCAATCCGATCGATTTCGGTATGGTAATGGACACAGCGCGTTTCCTCGTCCACTTGAATTCCCCGAACTTCAAAGCCTTTGATTAACAAATGTAGCACCCCTATTCGAAAAAGATAAAATTACGAAATTCAGAGACCTATCCGATCGATATCGTCCATCACTAAATTTGCCGTTTCGAGAGTCATTTTACAGGACTTTTCACAGGTATAGTTTTGTCAGTCCGGAGCACGCTATCCTTAAAAAGGACTGATTCCCATGTTAACAGAATTCCCGGTAATCCATACGAATGTGTGGGACGCACTTTGGGCCGTGCCCGTCATTCTGCTTTCGCTATTCCTCATCCGTCTATTCTTCAAACTTTCGGTCGCCTGGTTTTCCACGATTGCGACAGTCATCGGCTTGATCTTGTCGATTTTCATCAGCCATCCCCACAATCTCGCTGCAGGAATTTTCATGGGGTTCTTCTACGGCGGGGCGGCGATCGGCGTGATCTATTCCATCAGCAATTCTTTCCGCGCATACCGGGCGAGTTGAAGGCAGGGCGGATCTTCAACCGCCCTTTTTCAACGGACAAAATCCGCATTGCATGAGTCCGGGCACGTCTTTTGAAAAACAGCATGTCGTCCGCACTTCCGTATTCAATAACGCGGAAGGTTCACAGCCGCGTAAATACGTGGCGAATAAAGAGCGCGGCGCGATGCCGGACCATAGAGCATCGTCTTTCCATAATTCGAGATCTTCCCTCGCTTCTTCGGCAGTGCCGGGATTCGATAGCAACACATGATATTGCCATAGCAGAAAGCCGAAGATGTTTTCCCATAACGTCAGTGGGGAAATGGAGGAGACAGACCGGATTTGACGTATGACGGAATTGGAGAATTCAAGGATATCCCGGATGATCACTTGCCGGTCCATCCCGTCAACATCTTGCCAGTCATCTGCAGAAGCAAACGTACTTACTGATAATTTCCCGTATTCTTCCCTTGCTCCGAAACGCAATTCGTCCAAGTTGCCACTCCAGATTTCATCATATGCTGCCAAATTATAAGATTGCATGGCGATGAACATGCCGAGCCGCCGCATGAAATACGAGGCGGCTACTGTCCGGTTCGGACTTTGGCTTACAGTTTGGATAATGTCCAGGGTGGATTCGGTTTGATTTGCATCCAAGAGTTCCTGTAAGGAGAATAGCGGATGGGCCGGTTCTTCGATATATACACTATACATATTCAACTGTCTGATTTGGTCGGTTGTAAGAGTTGTCATACCTTCATTATATGAAAATTATAGAAGATTAACAAGTTGAGCGAGCGCTCAGTCTGGTGTATAATATGGAATATACGGTAAGGAGGAGA from Bacillus sp. OxB-1 encodes:
- a CDS encoding LrgB family protein, producing MQIVGLTLLYIALTILIYSLATFLYIKYSNPLLIPMFTATIAIILVLVLFQVEYDTYMIGGKWIDLLLGPAIVSLAVPLYKQRDVLRIHLLPVLSGVVIGSLFGMLSGSLLTKLLRFSDELVLTILPKSITTPIAMEIAAGLGGNPTLAVVFVITAGLTGIMFGPLLLRYTRINTALGRGIGLGVAAHALGTSKALEFGEQEASMSSVAMTLSAITGSVFGPLIAWLFHFY
- a CDS encoding TetR/AcrR family transcriptional regulator codes for the protein MSTQSTGDRILEAAIQLISEKGYAAATTRSIAELAGVNEVTIFRHFGNKHGILQAIVRKFSYGPILQKTIQLEVTYELEEDLLRFAHEYLRYMLSIKDFVMIAFKEAGAFPEIDEEIAQVPRFIKGELMAYFAEMKRRKLMADLDEEAVAMSFIALNFGHFISTARFESKVTEKKIEELLKTSITIFSRGITP
- a CDS encoding DUF3243 domain-containing protein, coding for MQDEVKKELDQLDTEKKDDILENFNRFKLFLSDKVSKGESLGLSEEQLAKTAEIAANYLSQNEEPRNREQYLLQELWRVGNKEEQHMLAHMLVKLAREA
- a CDS encoding MFS transporter, yielding MAHEGYSIKEAQFWRIVLSLGFASLYIFAAMYAFQPLLPLFKEEFSISVSYASLSMSVSTVGLILGLIILGFLSDRNGRTHYIKLSLIGSTLPFFLMAVSDSFLWMVILRFIQGFALAGVPAAALAYISEEIHQQFMSVATALYISCNGIGGMIGRFVTGYMGEHFSWQLSFHILGFTGILIFIAILLTLPKSRNFTASQEGFSKDIEGFLFHLKNPNLLIVFGLGVVLQLSFTGMWTFLPFHLMAPPYSLSLDAISYTYFAYSFGVIGAPLAGWLAGYFGLRTVRRAGVITMSVGLLLTLGTSLTLIGTGLCIVCLGFFTAHTLTAASVGKEAEHHKGSASSIYLVSYYIGVTIGSTFLSPLWTIFDWNGLVTFTSLLPVVYIAIIRMRRKMKSA
- a CDS encoding flagellin N-terminal helical domain-containing protein; translation: MLGKWNATGLNILRNMSIQQNQIALSMERLSSGKRINRAADDPAGLAISEKMRAQIRGLQVAQRNIQDSISMFQTAEGALNETHAMLQRMRELSVQAASDTLTDDDRKLLDLEFQELKKEIERNSKQTEFNTMPLLDGSRSSIKIQAGANAGQTIEFTIGDMGSDALSLGDASIADREKADKAISLLDGAIQKVSSERSRMGAYVNRLEHAYSNALTMEENVTAAESRIRDVDIAKEMMALTKANILYQAGQYVLSLHMQQAQSVLQLLKP
- a CDS encoding twin-arginine translocase TatA/TatE family subunit; amino-acid sequence: MGGFASIGVLGLIILLVIVLVLFVPHKLPEVGSAVGKTLAEFRKSTRDIMDAEESQAQKVPKKKELS
- a CDS encoding twin-arginine translocase subunit TatC, with the protein product MDSKKTDKRKSEQKVVARIQPAINGEEATIVAVKELLDDPPLVENFTDLRKRLLKSVGIFLFFFLMFFSTILLMTTIPVGVLFELPIVALFLSAVGLLSAESMKKVRKLSYVVIAIISALFTPLSFINQPIVMIPLLLLYEVSIFLIVFVERRKVLTD
- a CDS encoding AI-2E family transporter: MTKKLWFQVGVGILLALLIIKYFMEINSIFAPIVIIAKAIFLPLLLGGVLYYATEPIQRFLESKKVPRWGSILSILIGLVLVIWGFGSVVGPPVTEQVNTLVENAPAIAKEVDHIKDIALQQKEDLPPKLQESIDSAAESVQSIAVKFTKWIVQFLQSFFQAMFLLVLVPFFFIFMLKDHEKLAPFVYNFFSGESREWVRKTLHDIDTVLRSYIQGQLLISALLAILLFIGYWAIGLEYALLLAFFNLFMNLIPFLGPWIGVAPALIIALIQEPKLIIGVAIVTLVAQQIESNLITPNVMGKSLDIHPLTVITVILAAGNIAGFLGIILAIPTYAVGKAIVKNVYARRKEIKLAATKTV
- a CDS encoding CidA/LrgA family holin-like protein, yielding MKLGKYALQVILLLGFFAVGQWLQQLLHIPLPGSILGLLLLWMALLLKVIPLRWVEGGSYLFLSVLPIFFIPATVGVMNFGSFFLSRGVVLIPLTIIGTFLTMWVAGFVSQSIASKISNRKEEAKCKS